From a region of the Bacillus oleivorans genome:
- a CDS encoding DUF4359 domain-containing protein: MKKIILLGILIILMVITNPSKIEYVDWAKEQIKEQSTYEVVDWGIELLAPNLLEGATKAHNYVIFSVFKTTIMDDTITTVGLFKNFLPLPIDDNGSYHTNSAPVKESVQSEQVSVEKTATDDTPATSESQNTDYRSVPFIRDNNNKPINKTVIWKGKLESKSLDIKLNDGKAELVIGLDNPNGIKIMMLHKDTGWYLDWMKYGESPVYEFGTTESESYAVQGTTYDFDKDGSDEIIISIGDGLVNGQMWIFKYHEITRNDVTPYELLLTQSFQENVYIDENKVIIPYGSQGLFNEYTFFDGKFHEQVH; the protein is encoded by the coding sequence ATGAAAAAGATTATATTATTGGGGATATTGATTATTCTTATGGTTATTACTAACCCTAGTAAAATTGAATATGTTGATTGGGCAAAGGAACAGATTAAGGAACAAAGTACATATGAGGTAGTTGATTGGGGAATTGAATTATTGGCTCCTAATCTATTAGAAGGTGCAACTAAAGCCCATAATTATGTTATTTTTTCCGTATTTAAAACCACGATAATGGATGATACTATTACCACGGTAGGATTATTCAAGAATTTTTTACCCCTGCCTATTGATGATAATGGTAGCTACCACACTAATTCTGCACCAGTAAAAGAATCAGTACAGTCGGAACAAGTTTCCGTTGAAAAGACTGCTACTGATGATACCCCTGCCACATCTGAGAGTCAAAATACAGATTATAGAAGTGTTCCATTTATAAGGGATAATAACAATAAACCAATCAACAAGACAGTTATTTGGAAAGGTAAACTAGAAAGTAAATCTCTCGATATTAAACTTAATGATGGAAAGGCGGAACTCGTTATTGGATTGGATAACCCGAATGGAATCAAAATTATGATGCTTCATAAGGATACGGGTTGGTACTTAGATTGGATGAAGTATGGAGAAAGTCCAGTTTATGAGTTCGGCACAACCGAAAGTGAGAGCTACGCTGTTCAAGGTACAACCTATGACTTTGATAAGGATGGTAGCGATGAAATTATCATTAGTATTGGGGATGGCTTAGTGAATGGACAAATGTGGATTTTTAAATATCATGAGATAACTAGAAATGATGTTACACCATACGAGCTGTTATTAACTCAATCTTTTCAAGAAAATGTTTACATAGATGAAAATAAAGTCATCATCCCTTATGGAAGTCAGGGTTTATTTAATGAATATACATTCTTTGATGGGAAGTTTCATGAGCAAGTCCATTAA